In a genomic window of Corvus hawaiiensis isolate bCorHaw1 chromosome Z, bCorHaw1.pri.cur, whole genome shotgun sequence:
- the STOML2 gene encoding stomatin-like protein 2, mitochondrial → MLSRAGIRARPGLGLLQHSQQLKRAARLAPAPCRWNSGLPVNIGVLFVPQQEAWVVERMGKFHRILEPGLNFLIPLLDRIRYVQSLKEIVINVPEQSAVTLDNVTLQIDGVLYLRVMDPYKASYGVEDPEYAVTQLAQTTMRSELGKLSLDRVFRERESLNASIVDAINQASDCWGIRCLRYEIKDIHVPPRVKESMQMQVEAERRKRATVLESEGTRESAINVAEGQKQAQILASEAEKAEQINKAAGEANAMLVKARAKAEAIQLLAAALAQQHGNAAASLSVAEQYVNAFSKIAKDSNTVLLPANTGDVTNMVAQALGIYTTLTKPQAVKTQDGMPQTHEDSQSPAVEVLKAEQGSSS, encoded by the exons cactcccagcagcTGAAGCGTGCGGCACGGCTGGCCCCAGCTCCATGCCGCTGGAACTCCGGGCTGCCCGTGAACATCGGAGTGCTCTTTGTGCCGCAGCAGGAGGCCTGGGTGGTGGAGAGGATGGGCAAGTTCCACCGAATCCTCGAGCCT GGTTTGAACTTTCTCATCCCTCTCCTGGATCGGATTCGTTACGTCCAAAGTCTCAAAGAAATCGTCATTAATGTCCCAGAGCAGTCAGCTGTCACACTGG ATAATGTCACCTTGCAGATCGATGGTGTGCTCTACTTGCGGGTTATGGACCCCTACAAG GCCAGCTATGGGGTGGAAGATCCTGAGTATGCAGTGACCCAGCTGGCCCAGACCACCATGAGATCTGAACTTGGCAAACTCTCCCTTGACAGAGTCTTTCGG GAGCGGGAGTCCCTCAACGCCAGCATCGTGGATGCCATCAACCAGGCTTCAGACTGCTGGGGCATCCGGTGTCTGCGCTATGAGATAAAGGACATCCACGTGCCCCCACGCGTGAAGGAATCCATGCAGATGCAG GTGGAGGCAGAGCGACGGAAGCGGGCAACAGTGCTGGAGTCAGAGGGGACGAGGGAGTCAGCTATCAACGTGGCTGAAGGCCAGAAGCAGGCCCAGATCTTGGCATCAGAAGCTGAGAAGGCTGAACAAATCAACAAAGCTGCTG GAGAAGCCAATGCCATGCTGGTCAAGGCTAGGGCCAAGGCAGAGGCAattcagctcctggcagctgctctggcacagcag CACGGcaatgctgctgcctccctgtcGGTGGCAGAGCAGTACGTGAACGCTTTCTCCAAGATTGCCAAAGACTCCAACACTGTCCTGCTGCCCGCCAACACCGGCGATGTCACCAACATGGTCGCACAG GCCCTGGGGATCTACACCACACTGACCAAGCCACAAGCTGTGAAGACCCAAGATGGGATGCCCCAAACCCATGAGGACTCCCAATCTCCTGCCGTGGAGGTGCTGAAGGCAGAACAGGGCAGCTCCAGCTAA